Genomic segment of Mycteria americana isolate JAX WOST 10 ecotype Jacksonville Zoo and Gardens chromosome 9, USCA_MyAme_1.0, whole genome shotgun sequence:
AAGAAACGGCTCCTTGTGGGAGCTCACTATGGGATGGGCTTTAAGCAAAATAAGATGAGGCTAAACGTATTTTGTTAAGACACTTCTGAATGATCTGTCCCTTCAGCCAGGAGATGCTCTATTTGGACCCAGCTATGTTGTCAGGTCCCAGGTATCACGTCAGAAGGGGTGTGGGAAATCACTACGAACAGCTTCTAAGACATCATTTCACAGTTTTACAGTAGAGGTAATTATACTGCATTACTGCATTTAAATGTGCGATTCCAGCTGTGAATATATTTCATAATCTTCTTGCACTTGCCACTGATCCTGGCCTACTGTCTAATGCCTTAAAGTACTTTCTAAGACCTTGGTAATTGAAATGCTGAGGTAGAAAATTACTGTATTACAAGCAGACAAATTCATGCTGAGAGGAGAAGTGAATTGACCTGGAAGGTCGCATCCATCCGTGGCACAGCTGGGAGCGGGGCGCTGGCTGCTGCCGCCGAGGTCACCGCTCCCAGGCACAAAGCGTCCCTAGTCACCCAGAGGACATTTGAAATGGGGTCTTGTAAGCTTTTATAGCAGCAACGGTCTTTAGAGCTCAATAGCGCTTATAATTGAATTCTTTAAAAGGATTATATTGTCCTCAGTAACTCATCGCTTCCCTGGACTGGCCCTTTCATTTGCACTTTTGCCCCCCATTTTGTATAAGGTTTGAAACCCAGCAATGTTGTAGTttgcataaacaaacaaacatcgaATATATAAATAACTCTTCACATCCTTTTCGTATATATTCAAGTATCTCACAAGGCACCGTGGCAGCCATTAGCATTTCTAAATGCTCTTTGAAGTGACGGCTTGATCTTTTTTGTGTCCTTCACTGGAACTGATTCCCAAACTCCTCTCTGCTGATAAGCGAGGACTGGTGATAGCGGTCCCGCGAGGCGAAGTCTGCGTTCTCCTCGGTGAGCTGCGTGGTCTCCATGCCAACTGTTGCAAAGGACGGTGTCACCACGATCTGCTCCTTGGGAGATGGCCTTCTCCTGCAAACAGAGTAGCAGAGGCGCCCGCATCACCCCGTGTTTGCCATCCATTAGCCGCCGTGCTCTCAGCTGCGCAAACAAGGCAGGGCGCTTCGAGAAGAGCCTAAATCCTTCTCGGTGCCCTTGGGGGACATAGAGctaatctgaaaacatttttcttagaaGGAGCACAAAAAATATACTCCCTTTCCCCAGCAAACACtggaaaatatacattttcttaaCAAACCAGTTTCCTTTTTGGATGTTGGCTATGGCAAACACTTTCCACACTGTGCAGCAGAAGAAGGAGCATGAACCATTTCTATTGAAAAATACCCTTCTTATGGTTTCCTAAGCTTTAGTGTACAATTATTTTTGTAACTCTTTTACATGAAAGAGGAGATTTTCCTGCATTCTCTTTATCCCAGAGGCTGATTTTAAGAAAACCTTATTGCACATCTGCAAATCAAAACTGTAAGAGCTTATAGCACCGATTCAGACCTCGTTGAGCAGCTAAGAGCCTTAGAGGTGTCAAGGATCCTTGGTTGCCTCCAACTTTCTTGCAGtctaatgggatttttttctttacctccaATTCATTAAAATATCTTGCCTGGATTTCAAGAAAACAGAGCTTAGGAAAAACCTGTAAATTACTTCAATGCAATTTCTTGCAGCGTAGCAAAGGTGGGCTTCAAAATGACCCACCCGACCCCCAAGCAGAGCCGAAATTGTCTTTGTGCCAGCATGAGCAGGAGCCCTGGCATTAGGATAAGGCGACCAAGCTGGCTGGCTGACCCAGAGATTGCACTCTTTCAGGAGAGAGAAATAGGATCAGTTTCTGCCTTGGGCACTCGCCAGCTCCCCACTCAGCCCTCCTCGGCAGGGTCTTTGCTCATCGATCGCACTGATCAAAGCACTAAGGACTGTGCTGGTCTGGTAACCCACGGGATAAAATCCCCCTGTGACAACAGCACCTGTACCCACGAGAAGCGGGGCTGCCTCTCCGGGAGGGACAGTTTCTCCTTTCCACACATGCTAACTCTCCGTGAAGCCTCGCATCTCAACCAGCCTCCTGTGGGGAACCTCTGACAACGGGCAGGAGACAGGGCTGAGATGCACCGAGGGACAACTGGGAGGAAAATCCTGCTCTATAATCATCGCTGTACCGAGCTGAAATGACCTGCCGTGAATCTGGCCGGGCGCTGAGGTGGATCCGGACAGGCAAGTGTCCAGGATACGAAGCAGTGGGGTCTGACTCACTGTGCCATGAGTAATTCTGGCAGTGCTTCAGCATGGCCCCACGTGCCCTGTTCCCATCCTCACCTCCTCACCCTTGGCTTGGGCTCATGTCACCAGTCCAGCAGACGTTGTGAAAAGGGGTGGGGAACAACCCCTTACTCCAAATGAGATATGCAGAAAACGTAGTGcacaccctctgcacccccccaCTCCTCCTCTTCTGGGTAGTCTGTCTAACCTGGGCTCTCATCCCCTAACGCTTAGACGAGCGTGCAGCTTTACACAAGTGCCGCGAGAGGCAGCAGTAGCTGCGTGGACAAAGCTATTCATGGCAAGAGGTGTGCAGGACAGGTGTGTCCTCAGGGACCCAGTCCCATACCAGAGACATCCACTGGTCTGGCAGAGAGAGGGATGGATGTGATGTGAtatgatgtgatgtgatgtgatgtgatgtgatgtgatgtgatgtgggAGAACTGACCTGTCTGTTCTCGGCCATGCCACAGACCTGCCGTGGGGACCTAAGAGAGGTCCCATCACCCCCAGCTTCTCTCCCAAGCCATCTCTGCTACCAAAGGTATGTGGCCATGTTATAGGGGctgtgggcagaggcaggagctggcaaGACAGGCACGGGTGTGTGCCAATGTGCTTAAATGCCTGgactttcatttgttttaaagaagctACCAAATTTGCAGACATAATGCACGGCAGCTCGTGTTGTGCAGTCCTTACTACAGTGTTCACCCACCGCAACAAAAAAGCAACCCGACAGATTGAGAACCTCAAAATCCCACTGCATTGTACAGCGGCAGCGATGGTCACTGCCCTCTGTGGGAAACCCAAATGTGAGGGAATTAATAATTAATAGGATCAAAACAGATTAACAAAACTAGTtaataaccaaccaaacaaaacccttaaggacttctgggaaggaaaaccCCAAGACAACGCTACCGCAGTCCCATGCAGACTCAATACTGAATGGTTCCTTCACTGAAGACCTTGTTTATTGTATATGCCCTGTAGCTACTGCGGCTTCCCCCCCCATTTCCTCTCTGAAATTcgagcacagctgccatgtgtgcctGTTCCACCATTACCATAGTAATTCGCTTTCAATGGATGCTGGGTGGAAGAGATGGTGTCTCCTGTTCCTCATTTCCTACCAGATTTTCCAGTTCAACCTGAGCCACCAAGGTTGAGCACAGACCTCTGGGGTAAGATAAAGCTTCAGGAACGAAGATATGGTTAGCAGCTGACGTGTCCACGCATGAGGCAGAGGAGACTCCAGCTCTCCCACTTATGTGGTCAGCCGTACACCGGGCTAATGGGAGCAAACAGTTATTTTTACCGTTAAGAATAACTTTGAGTATGCAAGAAGGGACTGCTTAAGGTAATGAGCGACTCAACTCTGCCACCCCTCTCTGTGCACATTAGTGGGTCACGGGAACAACGAGCACCGCTTCGGTCACTGCCAAGTGACTGGCACCAACCTGCACGAGGTGATCAAAACCGACTTAATCCAGCCGCAGAAACTGAAATTCGCTGCTGCTCCTACAGAGAAAAGGCACAGGAAGTCAGTACGGTGCTAATTCTCTCATAATAGCATTATGCCACTGAATTTTTGCATAAATCTCAAACCAACATGCTTGTTATTAGCCTTCAGTACACGAAGATTTGTCAATGGTGAGAACACTCCTGCAGTCTCCCCGCACACTGCAGCTTTTAAACGATTGTCAAGAAAGTTAACCCAAATTTCCCACGGAGAACAGCTATCCTTTCCCAGACTGACAGCTCGTGAAAACCCCAGTAAAGCAGCGAGCAAAGCGCAGACACCCGCTGCAGTACCTTTTcctgcctggactgcaaagctCATTCCcactgcagggatggggagacGGGAGGAGCCATTCAACCGACCTCAACCAGCGTGGCTGCGGTCTCACCAGGCATTCCCTCCCGTCTGACCCCATGGGGAGCTGGCTTAGCCTGTTACACCAACAcccattttcttctgatttctctgtAGAGCTAGTTTCCTGCGCTGGCTCACTGCAGGGGCAGGGAAatgctggagctggcagcaggagaAGTTTGTGGTGAGGGACAGGGAGGAGCACAGAGACCCGGCAGTGCCTGCTGGATTTGGCTTAGGCTgttggggagaaagagagaggagaagggacGTGTCGAAATCCCAGAGCACTTCTGCTCCCAAGATCTTAATCTAGTCTTTAATCCAGAGCATCTCTCCAGCCGGTGTCTCCCAACCTTTCTAGACAGAAGGGTCGTTCAGTCTTTTGGAGAACGAACTCATGGATCATTGGATGCCATGTGGCTGCACAGTAACGTTCACTCACAGCCAAACAAAAACCAGGCTGAACTTTGAGAGTTCATTTCTAACTTCTTCTTTGCTGTGGGTTGTTTTACTGTATGCATGGGAATGCAAGTGCAAAGGAAACCAAGAAAGAAATGTGTAATTACGCTGTCATTCCTCAGAACACCTTCCAAAATCCTCTACACATGGACTGAGGAATTCTTTTTAAGGTcatttttggtaaatatttcaaaagcagataACAGAGATATAACATAGTGAATatacaaaggcaaagaaaactcCAAAGCCTGAAAACcttgtttatgttttgtttaatatacgtttaatatataaaaaacttTGTTAAAATGTAGATATAGTTCAAAAGATGCAAATTAGCAAGTACTATCCACAATCTCAGCTCTTTTCTACTATCCCATCCagataaatagaaaagaaatccatCAGAGTAGGAAGAGAAGCATTGCTGAGCGATGTTTTGATCATTACCGAGTGACAACTGGTTTTTGGTTTCTCATCGTTTGGGTTTCTGAAATCTAGTACCTACTTACCTAGTGGCTAATAATCTTTCACCTAAATAAACCCGGGTAGCTATTTCTGCATTGCTTAGAAGACATGAACTCAGGTTCTTTTGACTTTTCTCATCTTGGACAAAAAATTGCATGTACACACGTGCAGGTACTTATGCATGCATGCACCTACGTATGTATTTATGCATAAATACGTGAGTACGCGCACACTGCACGCATATCACCCTCTCCCTTCAGAGACACAATGCACACCCCTCCTGCGGCCATGCCAAGGAGCTGTAGGCTCTCATGAGCTGCTTCCTGAATGTGCTTCACTGTTTAATTTTGAACTTGTTTAAGCTGATCACATGCGCAGACCTTTCTAATGCCCTCTGCATTAAGAGTATTTTCCCAGATTATGTTCCCAACATATTCAACCTGTTTAATTCTGGAATCAAAAGGCTCTCTTGTTCTGCAGTTATGAATGCTGAGATTTAATGAGATACTCATCATAATTCCcattttcattaagattttcTCAGGTGGGTTCAGATTGATTAATTAAGTTTATTAAAACGTATTTACGGCAGTTTTTTCTCATTGGTGTGATACATTTACAATCTGCCATCCCTCTTAAGTCTTAGTATTAGTATCTGGTTTTGCCATTTAAAGTACAATATATTAAAGGAATAAGCACAACGTTCAAGCTATCAAACTCATGCTAGTTGCAGTTAGAATccaatataaaattaaagagcCAGAGAGAAAATTTATTAAAACTagcaatgaaacaaaacctcatCATTCACTGTGTCACCTGCATATTAAACACAAGAGTCTCGATTCCTAATTAAGTTAAATTAAAGCTTAATGAATTTTTAAGTAGatttaataatacagaaaaaaaatactcaccAAGGGGGAGTCCCGGGCTCACTTGGCCGATGTAGAAATACAGAATAACCGCTGCACCCAGGCTGACAAGGGTGTAGATCCACTGAATGACAAACATTATGATGAGGGACACGATCGCCTGTCGGGAAGACAAGGTTTGGGGTTACCCCAGAGTCCGTAAGATAACACGTTGATGACAAGCTGACAGTCCTTTTTCTGCAAAGCCCAGCGGCTGCGTTGACCTCCTTGCACTGCCCGGGAAGGACTACTCACCTCAGACACAGCCTCACACCAGGTCAACAACTTGTTCTTCAGCCTTGCAAGATCAGCATGCTTTGCAACTCCAATGAAAACTCTTTAATAACTGAGGCAGTGCAGGAGCTTTAAAGTTGTTATGAGAGCACCAACaactgggttttggttttttttttttccagaaattctgCATCTTGGCTTTAAATTCCTGGAAAAACAGTGCTTCAATGGCATCTCCGCACCTGCAGCTTTCTCAGGAGTACTTTACAAGAGATGTGCATAGTCAGGACCCAGGATGCAGCCACTTGGCATTACCCCAGCGAGTGCTTCCTTTTAGGTGTCTTCCCTCCTGATGATGCCCCAGGATGGGGATGCAACAGAGGCTCTCCTTGCCCAGGACCTGCTGCACAACCCAGGTCCTGCCTGTGGGAGGATGGATGCCAGTTGCAACCACATGGGTGGATGGATGCTCTTGGGCATCAGTGGCTGAGGACGGTGGTGCAGCAGGACCCCTGGGGAACCACGTCACCTCCTGCCTGCAAAACACTCCATGGTGCATGGCTTTTGGCCACACACAGAGCATTTCCACCCAGTGTTATCTGAAAAGATTTGGGTATGGCATGGCTGAAGTTTCTTGGTAATGAGGTTCCCATGTTATAAGGAACCTCGTTTGGTCTCACTGTTAAAAGGAGGGACAGCACAAGTTTACAGTGTCATCTTCAGCAGCATGGAGGTAGCTTTCAGTAAGGTACCCTGAGTCCTAGAGGCAGCGTGGACCTCAGGTCTTTGCTTGGGCTACTCCAAGAGGAATATCCAGAGGCTCACCACCTCAGGAGGTAGATTTGGCTCAAGAGGCATATGAACGGGGGCAGGGGTAGCATCTTTGTGGATCAGGGTAGGAGCAGCAAGGGACAGCAtgcaaagaaagagcaaaatgagTCCAGACTGACACGATCGGTGAAGCTCGAAGAGAGAGGGCAGACAGGAAAGGAGCCAGGATGAATAAATGCATCTGATTTTtgcttctgtgattttattttgcattgttgatcctttctcagctctgctcctcccAAGTCTGACTATTGACAGGAAACCAAATCTGCTTTAACGAACACGTCAGTCATCAGAAGCAAATTCCCCCGTGAAGGCAGGGAGCTGACCGCTCCGCGATGACGCGCCCTTGGGAGCCACGTTAGCTACCGAGCCCCGAGACAGCATCAGGGTGCAGCCTCCTAAAGAAGTCATTGCGGAGAGGAGCCTCCACATCCATCCCACCCCGGCACTGCAATCCGGCGGGACCCCTtgccaggagctggctgctggcagcagcagcagcgaatTTGAAGAGTAGGTATCAAACTCCATCTGAGGATTAAACTAAAAGGGTTTGGTGCGTTGTTCGAGTGGGCTTGTTACATTTTACACACAGCTATGAAATCCCCGTCCGTGTAGCAAAGCCATATGGGTCATTCATTATGCATATCTGACGCTTTCCCTGTCATCTGCCCATTAATCCATCTTCCCAAGATGAATTTAAATGACCTAAACTCCTCAGTGGCTTGAGACAGAAGCTATTGAAAAGTTATTTATTCTTTAAAGTAACGTGCTGGAGGAATGCTCCACTTTCCTCCCTCAAAAGGTGGAATTTCACAGCTGGGCTGCTGTTATCAGGAGGTCAGCACTAATGAAACCCCACCCCGGGCTTGCAGGACCTGGCTCATAACGAAAAGCAACACAGCTTTGAAGCTGATGTCTCTCTCCATCCCAGGGCAAGAAAAATCAGGCTGGCACACAGTGAAAAGAGGaacactgtttttttcccagccagccaTGCATCTCTAAAGTCCTAAGATGCCAGAATTTgtatctgtatttgtattttttaatgaatgtgcCATCTGGCTTTCTCTGAATTTGAACTGCTGGATGCATAGTACCTTGAGTACTTAATTCAGGTATCTGGGATACTAGAATCAAAAGCCGTTTTAAAGTACTGGAGTGTATTTACACTGCAGTAAGTGATgaacttccttctgttttctacAATCACAAACTTGTgctcaaaataaaagaaaattacttacaCCAGCAAGGGAGACCCAGTGATTGCAGAATTTGGAGTAGAAGGATTCTGCTTTTTGCTGAATTCCCAGCTCTGGATTTTGTTGCTTTATAGATgattctacagaaaaaaagaaataaaaaaaaaaaaaagaagagacattaGAAAGGAGatatattgtggtttttttctcctactttacATTACCAGATTccagaaaaccaaagcagaaattcCAGCTGACAGCTGGGTATGGCAGAGTTAAACCAAAAcctctaaaattaaaaaagaaaaatagtgcaagaaaaaaaaaaagttgccaacTCTGGCACTGAGTCCATTTGAAGGCCACATCTGCCTATCTCTTCCTCAGTTTCCCTATTtgtgaaaaaagagaaataatactTTTCTCCCTCAGAGGGGTTTATGAAGCTTTATTGACTAATGCTGATAAAACACTCCAGCACTGAGACGACAAACTCCAAGCAAGCAGGCGGTATCAAATACCCACGTCGCCAACAAAACAAATTCAGACTCTTAGCTGTGGATGTTGAATTACAGGCTCCACCTGTGGCATGGGGACCACTGCATTTGGACAGCCTGAGTTTTAGACTCGCACGGCTCCACCCCTCCTACCCTGCACCAGGATGAAGTAAACCCCAAGATACACTCAAAACCTTTTTAGGGCACAGCGTTAAGCGTGCACGTGTAGAATAATGAGTATATAGTAAACAACCCTACACTAAATATAgtcctgcctgctttcctgtgatTAATCTTCCATAGGAAATTGCATTGGAACTTCTCCTGTAATGCATTGCGATGAACTCTACCCTCACCTGGAATAAATGATATTATTGCTATGAATCACCAAATGACAGCCCCATATAAAGCTAGTTTCACGCCTGCCTTCAGGAAAGCACCGGAAGGACCAAGGTTATAAACTATTCCCCCGTGAGCACGGAGATGTCCATCTCCTACAGCCCTTACCTTCTCCCCTCTGGCCGGGGAGTGCCGGCACTtcgctgcagagctgctccccccgCTCCAGCAGCCTGGGTGTCTGCTGGGCATCCGCAGCCGGTGATGGGCACGGACCCACGTCACGCTGacagccctgctcagccaggTCCTGCCGGCTCTCATTGTGGGGTTCCACAGTCTCATCCCAGCCATGCTGAGCCAGGGGAGCATCGTGACGGAGGTCCAGGAGAAAGCTGTCTTGTAACGTCTGCTTGGCTGgcttctttgccttcttttgttTGACCTTTTGGGTTACATTCTCGGCTCCTCCTTTTTTGCAAGTACTTGGCTCGCtaagaaatggtttaaaaagttGGTCCATGTCTTTTGTGAATTCCAGCAAGGTGCCGTTTGATCTGCTTTGAATTACTCCAtctgctgcctggctggagggCTTGTTGAAAATTAAAGGCTGGGAAGAGTGAGCAGGTCTAGCATTTTCCATCTGGGTCTCATGAGGTTTCTGCTGAACATTGTAGCTCAAGGAGACCGAGAAATAGGAATAGTCTACAGCAATATACGTCAACATGAAGTTGATGGTGACTATGGGAGCAAGAATGTTCACTTGCCCAGTGAAGATGAAAGCCATGGTGATGAGACTGGTTAAGCAAATTGCAGCCACTGGAGTCTTGTTGGGTCCTTTCTAgttcataaataaaacaaacttacatttaaattaataacCATGAACCTCGCCTTGAGGATTCCCCACTTGCTCAGCTGCCATGGGTGGCTACCTGGGCGGTCTGCAGTACCCTTAGTCATGAAATACATGCGTGCATGTGCAAGCAGAGGCCCACCTGCTTAATAAATTAAAGAACAGGCTGGAAGCCAAAAGCTGCTGAGCTCCCACCTCACCTCTGAGCCTTACTCAAGCTTTGTCTTTGGAAAATTCATCCACTCTCACTCCGTATCTCTGTGGTAAAACAATGTAATTAAAGCAGCAATCAACCTTCAGAGATATTTGTGGGGCTTATGGGAAGTCTGGCAATAAGACATGTTAATTAGAGTTAACTGTTCGTCTCTAATTTCTCTACAGGACTCCGCATCGCTGCCTACCCAAAAGGCTCCTGCACGCTCTTGTTGGAAAGGCTTCGACTGCCAGACGCAGTCAGGGAAGCTCTGCCTGCATGGAGCAGTGCCACCTTCCCATCGACGGCTTCTGGCCCTGCCCTGACACGAGGCTGAGCTAAACCCATGGTCTGCTGAGCCTCTGCACTTGGGGCTTCCCTCCTTTCATCCACCCAAGCTGCATCCGTCCAGAGAGGTTAGGCAGCCGAGGGCGCTGGGCGGCGGGAGTCATCCCCCAGCGATGCCGGGCACGCgtcaggaaggcaggcagccaggagaaaCACCGCCTGCTCTTCTCTTCGGGGTGGGgtgaaggcagggagaggaggataAAAAGAGAGACAAAGCAAAGGGCATGGGGGATGGAAAGACTTGAGCCATCAGCTCATGAACTTT
This window contains:
- the SLC12A8 gene encoding solute carrier family 12 member 8 isoform X1, which encodes MFRLNGARSEGYVQELFHEEAQQVSETQTKPWWKIQLFVWEPVLFGTWDGVFTSCMINIFGVVLFLRTGWLVGNTGIVMGMFLVSFVILVALVTVLSGIGVCEKCSIRSGGVYSMISTVLGGQVGGTVGLLYIFGQCAAGAMYITGFAESIADVLSLSNTWAVRGISLAVLLGLLGINLAGVKWIIRLQLLLLFLLAVSTLDFVIGSFTHLDPEHGFVGYSEELMFNNTLPDYSQGESFFTVFGVFFPAATGVMAGFNMSGDLQKPATNIPLGSLAAIGTSWFLYMVFVFLLGAVCTRQSLRYDFMIAEKVSLVGFLFLLGLYISSLASCMGGLYGAPRILQCIAQENVIPMLAFLGHGKGPNKTPVAAICLTSLITMAFIFTGQVNILAPIVTINFMLTYIAVDYSYFSVSLSYNVQQKPHETQMENARPAHSSQPLIFNKPSSQAADGVIQSRSNGTLLEFTKDMDQLFKPFLSEPSTCKKGGAENVTQKVKQKKAKKPAKQTLQDSFLLDLRHDAPLAQHGWDETVEPHNESRQDLAEQGCQRDVGPCPSPAADAQQTPRLLERGEQLCSEVPALPGQRGEESSIKQQNPELGIQQKAESFYSKFCNHWVSLAGAIVSLIIMFVIQWIYTLVSLGAAVILYFYIGQVSPGLPLGAAANFSFCGWIKSVLITSCRRRPSPKEQIVVTPSFATVGMETTQLTEENADFASRDRYHQSSLISREEFGNQFQ
- the SLC12A8 gene encoding solute carrier family 12 member 8 isoform X3 translates to MYITGFAESIADVLSLSNTWAVRGISLAVLLGLLGINLAGVKWIIRLQLLLLFLLAVSTLDFVIGSFTHLDPEHGFVGYSEELMFNNTLPDYSQGESFFTVFGVFFPAATGVMAGFNMSGDLQKPATNIPLGSLAAIGTSWFLYMVFVFLLGAVCTRQSLRYDFMIAEKVSLVGFLFLLGLYISSLASCMGGLYGAPRILQCIAQENVIPMLAFLGHGKGPNKTPVAAICLTSLITMAFIFTGQVNILAPIVTINFMLTYIAVDYSYFSVSLSYNVQQKPHETQMENARPAHSSQPLIFNKPSSQAADGVIQSRSNGTLLEFTKDMDQLFKPFLSEPSTCKKGGAENVTQKVKQKKAKKPAKQTLQDSFLLDLRHDAPLAQHGWDETVEPHNESRQDLAEQGCQRDVGPCPSPAADAQQTPRLLERGEQLCSEVPALPGQRGEESSIKQQNPELGIQQKAESFYSKFCNHWVSLAGAIVSLIIMFVIQWIYTLVSLGAAVILYFYIGQVSPGLPLGAAANFSFCGWIKSVLITSCRRRPSPKEQIVVTPSFATVGMETTQLTEENADFASRDRYHQSSLISREEFGNQFQ